The following proteins are co-located in the Aggregatibacter aphrophilus ATCC 33389 genome:
- a CDS encoding DUF5389 domain-containing protein, whose translation MRNQNLPSGFSPFTWAIAGFCLPVLLWPLALLISPNLLNNPNLSDNQITAMSVFLWGYPFVLGIVARIFYKLHQRRPALARKGLALSAVIFYGVLYYVATVGFN comes from the coding sequence ATGAGAAATCAAAATTTGCCATCGGGCTTCAGCCCTTTCACTTGGGCGATTGCCGGCTTTTGCTTACCGGTATTATTGTGGCCGTTGGCGCTGTTAATTTCACCTAATTTATTGAACAATCCAAACCTAAGCGACAATCAAATTACCGCCATGTCAGTCTTTCTTTGGGGCTATCCCTTCGTGCTAGGCATCGTGGCGCGCATTTTCTATAAACTCCATCAACGCCGCCCCGCTCTGGCTCGCAAGGGTTTAGCCCTAAGTGCGGTCATTTTTTACGGCGTTTTATACTACGTAGCCACCGTTGGATTTAACTAA
- the glpE gene encoding thiosulfate sulfurtransferase GlpE — protein sequence MTEFIEITPQQAWEMLQNDEDAVLADVRYAQTFSYAHPKGAFNLTELSWPNFEASYNYDQPIILSCYHGISSRNVAAFLLRHGYEKVYSLQGGFAAWEKAKLPLDTGY from the coding sequence ATGACAGAATTTATTGAAATTACACCGCAACAAGCATGGGAAATGCTTCAAAATGATGAAGATGCTGTGTTGGCGGACGTGCGTTATGCACAAACCTTTAGTTATGCCCATCCCAAAGGTGCGTTTAATTTAACGGAGCTCAGTTGGCCGAATTTTGAGGCCTCGTATAACTATGATCAGCCGATTATTCTTAGCTGCTATCACGGCATTAGTAGCCGTAATGTGGCAGCGTTTTTATTGCGCCATGGCTATGAAAAGGTTTATAGCCTGCAAGGTGGCTTTGCGGCTTGGGAAAAGGCAAAGCTGCCGTTGGATACAGGGTATTAG